The following coding sequences are from one Salvia hispanica cultivar TCC Black 2014 chromosome 3, UniMelb_Shisp_WGS_1.0, whole genome shotgun sequence window:
- the LOC125212286 gene encoding GDSL esterase/lipase At1g28580-like — MFLVLATIIIALIRSASTQSLAGCYESIVSFGDSLADTGNYPMLFGADTHTPSYVLPPYGRTFFHRPTGRCSDGRLVIDFIAQSLGLPLVQPYITGRDRSFSKGVNFAVIGATALDFDFLGSIGFPNTFTNVSLGTQIDWLKEFLATIPDGRKFLQKSLVLMGEIGGNDYNHPIMQGSSLEEMQPLVQLVIHYIGSTIEELIKLGAETLMVPGNLPIGCFPFCLAAYKDSSSAQDYDPKTGCLNWPNDFTIYHNQLLQKELSRIRELYPHAVLIYADYYNAAMRFYLSPAEYGFSKDIILSACCGGGGPYNYNGTGKCGIPPARSCDDPASYASWDGIHLTEAAYRLIAQGLLQGPYAIPHITTACPAFNRDDDQLYHY; from the exons ATGTTCCTTGTACTTGCAACCATAATCATCGCATTAATCCGGTCAGCTAGCACCCAATCGCTGGCCGGATGCTATGAATCCATCGTCAGCTTCGGCGATTCGCTTGCCGATACCGGCAACTATCCAATGCTCTTCGGAGCCGACACCCATACGCCGAGCTATGTTCTGCCGCCTTACGGCCGGACTTTCTTCCACCGCCCCACCGGACGATGCTCCGACGGCCGTCTCGTCATTGACTTCATCG CTCAAAGCTTGGGGCTGCCGTTGGTGCAGCCGTACATTACTGGAAGAGATCGGAGCTTCAGCAAAGGAGTCAATTTTGCGGTTATCGGAGCTACAGCTCttgattttgactttttggggAGTATTGGATTCCCTAATACTTTTACCAATGTGTCTCTTGGAACTCAAATTGATTGGCTCAAAGAATTTTTAGCCACAATTCCAG ATGGGAGAAAGTTTCTGCAAAAGTCTCTGGTTCTGATGGGAGAGATCGGCGGAAACGATTACAACCATCCGATTATGCAAGGGTCGAGTTTGGAGGAGATGCAACCGCTCGTTCAACTAGTGATTCACTACATCGGCTCCACCATTGAA GAACTGATTAAGCTTGGTGCCGAGACGTTGATGGTCCCTGGGAATCTACCAATAGGCTGCTTTCCATTTTGTTTAGCAGCATATAAGGATAGTAGCAGTGCCCAAGACTACGACCCCAAAACAGGATGCCTCAATTGGCCTAACGACTTCACCATCTACCACAACCAGCTCCTCCAGAAGGAACTAAGCCGCATTCGAGAGCTTTATCCTCACGCAGTCCTGATCTACGCGGATTATTACAATGCTGCAATGCGTTTCTATCTCTCACCAGCCGAATACG GATTTTCAAAGGATATTATTCTGAGCGCTTGCTGTGGAGGGGGAGGGCCGTACAACTACAACGGAACGGGGAAGTGCGGCATTCCTCCGGCGAGATCATGTGATGATCCGGCTTCATATGCTAGTTGGGACGGCATACACTTGACGGAAGCAGCTTACCGACTCATAGCGCAAGGTTTGCTTCAAGGACCTTACGCCATTCCTCATATCACCACTGCTTGTCCTGCCTTCAACAGGGATGATGATCAACTTTATCACTATTAA
- the LOC125212780 gene encoding GDSL esterase/lipase At1g28590-like produces the protein MSGLESPTKLVLSKMVIALATIIIALIRSASSQSPAGCYESIVSFGDSLADTGNYPILVSDTHTPACILPPYGRTFFHRPTGRCSDGRLVIDFIAQSLGLPLVQPYITGRDRSFSKGVNFAVIGATALDSEFLGNIGFPNIVTNVSLGTQIDWLKQFLATVPDGRKLMQKSLVLMGEIGGNDYNHPIMQGSSLEEMQPLIQLVIHYIGSTIEELIKLGAKTLMVPGNLPIGCFPFCLAAYKDSSNAQDYDPKTGCLNGPNDFAIYHNQLLQEELSRIRELYPHAVLIYADYYNAAMRFYLSPAEYGFSKDIILSACCGGGGPYNFNGTAKCGIPPARSCDDPASYASWDGLHLTEAAYRLIAQGLLQGPYTIPHITTACPAFNRDDDQVYHY, from the exons ATGAGTGGACTAGAATCCCCTACCAAACTCGTTCTCTCCAAAATGGTCATTGCACTTGCAACCATAATCATCGCATTAATCCGGTCAGCTAGCAGCCAATCGCCGGCCGGATGCTATGAATCCATCGTCAGCTTCGGCGATTCGCTTGCTGATACCGGTAACTATCCAATTCTCGTATCCGACACCCATACGCCGGCCTGTATTCTGCCGCCTTACGGCCGGACTTTCTTCCACCGCCCCACCGGACGATGCTCCGACGGCCGTCTCGTCATTGACTTCATCG CTCAAAGCTTGGGGCTGCCGTTGGTGCAGCCGTACATTACTGGAAGAGATCGGAGCTTCAGCAAAGGAGTCAATTTTGCGGTTATCGGAGCTACTGCTCTTGATTCTGAATTTTTGGGGAATATTGGATTCCCTAATATTGTTACCAATGTCTCTCTTGGAACTCAAATTGATTGGCTCAAACAATTTTTAGCCACAGTTCCAG ATGGGAGAAAGTTAATGCAAAAGTCTCTGGTTCTGATGGGAGAGATCGGTGGAAACGATTACAACCATCCGATCATGCAAGGGTCGAGTTTGGAGGAGATGCAACCGCTCATTCAACTAGTGATTCACTATATCGGCTCCACCATTGAA GAACTGATTAAGCTTGGTGCCAAGACGTTGATGGTCCCTGGGAATCTACCAATAGGCTGCTTTCCATTTTGTTTAGCAGCATATAAGGATAGTAGCAATGCCCAAGACTATGATCCCAAAACAGGATGCCTCAATGGGCCTAACGACTTCGCTATCTACCACAACCAGCTCCTCCAGGAGGAACTAAGCCGCATTCGAGAGCTTTATCCTCACGCAGTCCTGATCTACGCGGATTATTACAATGCTGCAATGCGCTTCTATCTCTCACCAGCCGAATACG GATTTTCAAAGGATATTATTCTGAGCGCTTGCTGTGGAGGGGGAGGGCCGTACAACTTCAACGGAACGGCGAAGTGCGGCATTCCTCCGGCGAGATCATGTGATGATCCGGCTTCATATGCTAGTTGGGATGGCTTACACTTGACGGAAGCAGCTTACCGACTCATAGCGCAAGGCTTGCTTCAAGGACCCTACACCATTCCTCATATCACCACTGCTTGTCCTGCCTTCAACAGGGATGATGATCAAGTTTATCACTATTAA
- the LOC125213909 gene encoding nudix hydrolase 11-like — protein MCWITKLLHRLNSERSKGMSSSSNTSDLRSIAERLRRHDDTNYSRIAGELGTNRAAVLICLFQGKGGHLRVILTQRSSTISSHSGEVALPGGKWEEGDDTHAATALREANEEIGLDPSTVEILSILPPFYTKRHITVFPVIGIVWDISSFSPVLNASEVESVFDVPLEMFLKNEKRREEKIELMGERFLVHYFDYQTEKRCYTIWALTASILIKAASIIYQRPPAFQEHKPTFWGRSRH, from the exons ATGTGTTGGATCACAAAATTATTGCACCGACTCAATAGTGAAAGAAGCAAAGGCATGAGCTCCAGCAGCAATACTTCCGACCTCCGCTCAATCGCCGAAAGACTACGCCGCCACGACGACACCAATTATTCACGAATTGCCGGCGAATTGGGGACTAATCGAGCTGCAGTTTTGATCTGCTTGTTCCAAGGAAAAGGCGGCCATCTTCGCGTCATACTCACCCAGAGATCTTCAACCATCTCCTCTCACTCCGGTGAAGTTGCTTTGCCCGGCGGCAAGTGGGAAGAAGGCGACGACACCCACGCCGCCACCGCTCTCAGAGAGGCCAACGAAGAAATCGGATTGGACCCTTCCACTGTCGAAATTCTCTCCATTCTCCCCCCCTTCTACACCAAG CGCCATATTACTGTATTTCCAGTGATCGGAATAGTTTGGGATATCAGCAGCTTCTCCCCTGTCCTTAATGCCTCCGAGGTGGAATCAGTATTCGATGTTCCACTAGAGATGTTTCTCAAG AATGAAAAACGAAGAGAGGAGAAGATAGAGCTGATGGGAGAAAGGTTTTTGGTGCACTACTTCGATTACCAAACGGAAAAGAGATGTTACACAATATGGGCTCTGACTGCCTCAATTTTAATCAAAGCTGCATCAATTATCTATCAACGACCCCCTGCCTTTCAAGAGCATAAGCCCACGTTCTGGGGCAGAAGTCGTCATTGA
- the LOC125212002 gene encoding GDSL esterase/lipase At5g45920 has product MRPKIYLFGDSITEGSFSNGGWGASLAHHFARKADVALRGYSGYNTRWALKVINKLFPAAGDAPLAVTVFFGANDAALPDRDSGFQHVPLDEYKQNLLAIVAYFKKQWPSTRIILITPPPVDDNARLMYPFVEKPLGLPERTNEAACQYAKQCLDVAAECGLPAIPLCEKMQQLPDWKSLLSDGLHLSQKGNKFVFEEVISLLAKEKISLETLPADLPLISEIDPNDPLKSFAN; this is encoded by the exons ATGAGACCCAAGATTTATCTGTTCGGCGACTCAATCACCGAAGGCTCCTTCTCCAACGGCGGATGGGGTGCTTCCCTCGCACATCACTTCGCTCGCAAG GCGGATGTGGCGTTGAGAGGCTATAGCGGTTACAACACCAGATGGGCTCTCAAGGTCATTAACAAACTGTTTCCGGCGGCCGGCGACGCTCCGCTGGCGGTGACGGTCTTCTTCGGCGCCAATGATGCCGCGCTACCGGACAGAGACAGCGGCTTTCAGCACGTGCCGCTTGATGAGTACAAGCAGAATCTTCTCGCCATTGTTGCTTATTTCAAG AAGCAATGGCCGTCCACTCGCATCATCCTCATCACACCTCCTCCAGTCGATGACAATGCACGTCTCAT GTACCCGTTTGTTGAGAAACCTCTTGGGCTTCCGGAGAGGACAAATGAGGCTGCTTGCCAATACGCCAAACAGTGCCTCGACGTTGCAGCTGAATGTGGGCTCCCAGCTATCCCTCTCTGCGAAAAAATGCAGCAACTTCCTGACTGGAAGTCTCTTTTGAG TGATGGCCTGCACCTCAGTCAGAAAGGCAATAAGTTTGTATTCGAAGAAGTGATTAGTCTTCTAgctaaagaaaaaataagtcTCGAGACGCTACCAGCAGATCTCCCACTCATCTCTGAGATCGACCCTAACGATCCGCTCAAGTCGTTTGCGAACTAA
- the LOC125213905 gene encoding sodium/calcium exchanger NCL-like, protein MQAAFTSLLMAILVACLVFYIILSVTNTVTGRILRLNTLDDLISDGVDADVIQAPFLNPGSSPSSRCVHSYGFFPCADNIGGYIFEIVVYQYLVIIGGKLIGRGSKRLFNILGTGVYGATVFRILTVLPKIAMVIVSGILKSKEGAQDSVSFGVGVYAGSTVFNLTLVWGMCVIIGRKEFLVKSGDAHHHSSFKEKLSELKDTGTTIDKKTCYTAGIMLLSLIPYFIVQVANIFDSSFGTRMVILIALVVSTLMLLSYFLYQIFDPWIQERSLEYSKYENLLVGFLQHVQRHAKEKLVDDSGQPNITVIKGLFNETDKDADKSITFHELEKLIHEIQSGKVEVEKGYAISEMLKTFDLNRDGRIEEDEFVEGCSKWINEAAELAGKGDSDAAGFLREVVEPVCKKKRFEKADIEHLMARILKHAHSEELEAEQLVTDDGKPNMERIKALFKQFDTDRSNSLSRPELEQLIHTTVTKTGDSQLHREEMVKKFVEDFDMDGDDIVDEQEFVHGMTKWLNKAMDVTKCKDAKRSIDEFDKIMWGEVDNLVYEVGRNEDSRLKLLTWSSTKSIFQVMLGIAILTFLSGPLKISIQHLSHAIGVPAFFVSFVVVPICLNALSAISAIFPASQKSSRTSSLTFSEIYGGVVMNNIMGLSTLLAIVYIKGLEWDYSAEVLTVLLVCAVIGVLACSQTTYPLWTCLLAFFLYPFSLLMYYVFQYVLGWN, encoded by the exons ATGCAAGCTGCTTTCACTAGCCTTTTAATGGCTATCCTCGTAGCATGTCTAGTCTTTTACATAATTTTGTCTGTAACTAATACTGTCACCGGTCGTATTCTGAGGCTTAATACTTTGGATGACTTAATCTCTGATGGGGTTGATGCTGATGTGATTCAAGCTCCCTTTTTGAACCCCGGGAGCTCTCCTAGTAGTCGATGTGTGCACAGTTATGGCTTCTTCCCATGTGCAGACAACATAGGGGGCTATATCTTTGAGATAGTTGTCTATCAGTACTTGGTTATTATTGGCGGAAAGCTAATCGGCCGAGGGAGCAAGAGACTCTTCAACATCTTAGGTACTGGTGTATATGGTGCTACTGTTTTTCGTATACTCACAGTGTTGCCAAAGATAGCTATGGTAATTG TATCTGGAATTCTCAAGAGCAAAGAGGGTGCTCAAGATTCTGTTTCATTCGGGGTAGGCGTATATGCTGGATCTACCGTCTTCAATCTCACATTAGTATGGGGAATGTGTGTGATAATTGGCAGAAAGGAGTTTCTTGTGAAGTCTGGTGATGCTCATCATCATTCCTCATTCAAGGAAAAACTATCAGAACTGAAAG ATACGGGGACAACAATCGACAAAAAGACATGTTACACTGCTGGAATCATGCTTCTGTCTTTGATCCCTTACTTCATAGTGCAAGTGGCCAATATCTTCGACTCATCATTTGGAACGCGAATGGTGATCTTGATCGCCCTCGTGGTCTCAACACTGATGCTACTGTCATACTTCTTGTACCAGATATTCGATCCTTGGATTCAGGAAAGGAGTTTGGAGTATTCCAAGTATGAGAATCTGCTTGTTGGATTTCTGCAGCACGTGCAGAGGCATGCCAAGGAGAAGCTCGTTGATGACAGTGGCCAACCTAACATTACGGTTATCAAAGG GCTGTTCAATGAGACGGACAAAGATGCTGACAAAAGCATAACGTTTCATGAATTGGAAAAACTGATTCACGAGATTCAGTCCGGGAAAGTAGAGGTGGAGAAAGGCTATGCTATTTCAGAAATGTTGAAAACATTTGATCTCAACAGAGATGGAAGGATTGAAGAAGACGAGTTCGTAGAGGGATGCTCGAAATGGATCAATGAAGCTGCGGAGCTAGCTGGAAAGGGTGACTCTGATGCAGCAGGATTCTTGCGAGAG GTTGTTGAACCAGTTTGCAAGAAGAAAAGATTTGAAAAGGCTGATATTGAGCATTTAATGGCAAGAATATTGAAGCATGCACACAGTGAAGAGCTTGAAGCAGAACAGCTTGTAACAGATGACGGAAAGCCTAATATGGAACGAATCAAAGC TCTGTTCAAGCAATTCGATACAGACAGAAGCAACTCGCTGTCGCGGCCAGAGCTGGAGCAGTTGATCCACACTACAGTCACCAAAACTGGAGATTCTCAACTGCATCGTGAAGAAATGGTGAAGAAGTTCGTGGAAGATTTCGATATGGATGGTGATGACATTGTTGACGAGCAAGAATTCGTTCATGGCATGACTAAATGGCTTAACAAAGCCATGGACGTCACTAAATGCAAAGATGCAAAGAGATCAATCGATGAATTTGACAAG ATTATGTGGGGAGAAGTTGACAATCTAGTGTATGAAGTTGGTCGGAATGAGGACAGCCGTTTGAAGCTATTGACATGGAGTTCCACAAAATCCATATTTCAAGTGATGTTAGGCATTGCTATACTGACCTTTCTCTCTGGACCTCTGAAGATCAGCATCCAACACTTGTCACATGCCATCGGCGTGCCTGCCTTCTTCGTCTCCTTCGTTGTTGTCCCCATATGCTTGAATGCACTCTCAGCAATATCAGCAATATTCCCAGCAAGCCAGAAGAGCTCAAGAACCTCTTCTCTGACATTCTCAGAG ATATATGGTGGAGTGGTGATGAACAACATCATGGGATTGTCAACACTCTTAGCAATTGTGTACATAAAGGGACTGGAATGGGATTACTCAGCTGAGGTGCTGACAGTTTTGCTGGTGTGTGCAGTGATTGGAGTTCTTGCATGTTCACAAACTACATATCCACTGTGGACATGCCTCTTGGCCTTTTTCCTCTACCCATTCTCCTTGCTAATGTATTATGTTTTCCAGTATGTGTTAGGCTGGAATTAA
- the LOC125213908 gene encoding protein IQ-DOMAIN 9-like produces the protein MGSGVWFKNIISKKKVKGGKSGKVKRYSSLEHIDGCKEDLCSLKGCITVANGACLDNQGSVGLSREYVAARMIQTAYRAHAARRSLRRMRGTVRLQKLVQCDSIKNQASATLSHLHSWTKTQAQIRARRANMVMEGRLKQKKLENQLKLEAKLHDFEVEWNGGSETVSEALAKIHHREEAAVRRERALAYAFTHQWRANTIPSFGPGNKELSKENWGWSWMDRWIAARPWESRVEVLNSPQKTQLATRHPKLISPNGKAVKKTISPTSKAPGKAKLISPNGKAARNARKLSYDAAAVKKVSVKSEEKEKKNEKESS, from the exons ATGGGTTCAGGAGTTTGGTTTAAGAATATAATCAGcaaaaagaaagtgaagggTGGGAAATCAGGGAAAGTCAAG AGATATTCATCCCTTGAACACATAGATGGCTGCAAAGAGGATCTTTGCTCTCTAAAAGGGTGTATAACAGTAGCCAATGGTGCTTGTCTCGACAATCAGGGCAGTGTTGGTCTCTCCAGAGAATATGTTGCTGCTAGAATGATTCAGACTGCATACCGTGCACATGCT GCACGGAGAAGTCTTCGTCGAATGAGAGGAACTGTAAGGTTACAGAAGCTGGTACAGTGTGATTCCATTAAGAATCAAGCCTCGGCTACATTGAGTCACCTGCACTCATGGACCAAGACACAGGCCCAGATTAGAGCACGTCGTGCTAATATGGTTATGGAAGGCCGGCTTAAGCAGAAGAAGCTGGAGAATCAATTGAAGCTAGAAGCAAAACTTCATGACTTTGAG GTGGAGTGGAATGGTGGTTCTGAAACAGTGAGTGAAGCTCTTGCAAAAATACATCATAGAGAAGAAGCAGCGGTGAGAAGGGAGCGAGCTCTGGCATATGCCTTTACTCATCAG TGGAGGGCCAACACAATCCCAAGTTTCGGACCAGGCAATAAAGAACTCAGTAAAGAAAACTGGGGCTGGAGCTGGATGGATCGTTGGATAGCTGCTCGGCCTTGGGAAAGCCGAGTTGAAGTGCTTAACAGCCCCCAAAAAACACAGCTGGCCACCCGACACCCAAAACTGATCTCTCCTAATGGAAAGGCAGTTAAAAAGACCATTTCCCCTACGAGCAAGGCGCCAGGAAAGGCCAAATTGATCTCTCCTAATGGGAAGGCTGCCAGAAATGCACGCAAACTGTCTTACGACGCAGCTGCTGTTAAAAAAGTGAGCGTGAAGAGTgaagagaaggaaaagaagAATGAAAAGGAAAGCTCTTAA
- the LOC125210582 gene encoding pyruvate decarboxylase 1 codes for MNSSNAICPAAPSAAASSGTLGRHLARRLVQIGATDVFSVPGDFNLTLLDHLIDEPGLNLIGCCNELNAGYAADGYARAKGVGACAVTFTVGGLSVLNAIAGAYSENLPVICIVGGPNSNDYGTNRILHHTIGLPDFTQELRCFQTVTCFQAVVNNLDDAHELIDTAISTALKESKPVYISISCNLPAIPHPTFAREPVPFFLAPKVSNQLGLEAAVEATAEFLNKAVKPVIIGGPKLRFSKAQKAFVELADACGYPIAVMPSGKGLVPESHPHFIGTYWGAVSTSFCGEIVESADAYIFLGPIFNDYSSVGYSLLIKKEKSVIVQPNRVTIGNGPSFGWVFMTDFLTALAKRLKRNTTAMENYRRIYVPPGIALRHDKDEPLRVNILFKHIQEMLSGNSAVISETGDSWFNCQKLRLPENCGYEFQMQYGSIGWSVGATLGYAQAANDKRVIACIGDGSFQVTAQDISTMIRCGQKSIIFLINNGGYTIEVEIHDGPYNVIKNWDYTGLVDAIHNGEGKCWTAKVKTEDELVEAIATATETHKESLCFIEVFVHKDDTSKELLEWGSRVSAANSRPPNPQ; via the exons ATGAATTCCAGCAACGCGATTTGCCCCGCCGCCCCATCCGCCGCCGCGTCATCGGGCACTCTAGGCCGACACCTGGCGCGGCGGCTGGTCCAGATAGGCGCGACGGACGTCTTCTCCGTCCCAGGGGACTTCAACCTCACCCTCCTCGACCACCTCATCGACGAGCCCGGCCTCAACCTCATCGGCTGCTGCAACGAGCTCAACGCCGGGTACGCCGCCGACGGCTACGCCCGGGCAAAGGGTGTCGGCGCCTGCGCCGTCACCTTCACCGTGGGCGGCCTCAGCGTGCTCAACGCCATCGCCGGGGCCTACAGCGAGAACTTGCCTGTCATCTGCATCGTCGGCGGCCCCAACTCCAACGATTACGGAACCAATCGGATCCTGCATCACACCATCGGCCTGCCCGATTTCACCCAGGAGCTCCGCTGTTTTCAGACCGTCACTTGTTTTCAGGCCGTGGTTAATAACCTGGATGATGCCCATGAGTTGATCGATACCGCCATTTCCACTGCTCTGAAAGAGAGTAAGCCTGTTTATATAAGCATAAGCTGCAATTTGCCTGCCATTCCTCATCCTACTTTTGCCAGAGAGCCTGTCCCATTTTTTCTTGCTCCAAA GGTTAGCAATCAGCTTGGTCTTGAAGCAGCAGTGGAAGCAACGGCCGAGTTTCTGAATAAAGCAGTCAAGCCAGTGATTATAGGAGGACCAAAGCTGAGGTTTTCAAAGGCGCAAAAGGCTTTCGTTGAACTCGCAGATGCTTGTGGCTATCCGATAGCCGTGATGCCCTCGGGCAAGGGACTCGTCCCGGAGAGTCATCCGCACTTCATAGGCACCTACTGGGGAGCGGTGAGCACCTCCTTCTGTGGCGAGATTGTGGAATCGGCTGATGCATACATCTTCCTTGGCCCTATCTTCAACGACTACAGCTCGGTCGGCTACTCTCTGTTGATCAAGAAGGAGAAATCTGTGATCGTGCAGCCCAACCGCGTGACCATAGGCAACGGCCCTTCCTTTGGTTGGGTTTTCATGACTGATTTCCTGACCGCATTGGCCAAGAGGCTGAAGAGAAACACCACGGCTATGGAGAACTACCGAAGGATATATGTCCCTCCTGGCATTGCTCTGAGACACGATAAGGATGAGCCATTGAGGGTTAACATCCTCTTCAAGCACATCCAg GAAATGCTGAGTGGCAATAGTGCAGTGATCTCAGAGACAGGGGATTCATGGTTCAACTGTCAGAAGCTTCGTCTCCCGGAGAATTGTGGGTACGAGTTTCAGATGCAGTATGGATCAATCGGGTGGTCAGTTGGTGCAACTCTTGGCTATGCGCAGGCTGCTAACGATAAGCGCGTCATTGCCTGCATAGGCGATGGAAGTTTCCAGGTGACGGCTCAGGATATATCCACCATGATAAGATGTGGGCAGAAGAGCATCATATTCCTAATCAACAACGGTGGATACACGATTGAAGTCGAGATACACGACGGGCCGTACAATGTGATCAAGAACTGGGACTACACAGGCCTTGTGGATGCTATTCACAATGGAGAAGGCAAATGCTGGACTGCAAAG GTGAAAACGGAAGATGAGTTGGTGGAAGCCATAGCAACGGCGACAGAGACGCACAAGGAGTCGTTGTGCTTCATTGAAGTGTTTGTTCACAAGGATGACACGAGCAAAGAGCTGCTGGAATGGGGATCTCGTGTCTCTGCTGCTAATAGTCGACCTCCCAATCCTCAATAA
- the LOC125213907 gene encoding magnesium-chelatase subunit ChlI, chloroplastic-like has product MAGIIGASSTAPIFASRPLSSHSSPTPSFSLHPSPGLSSGRKFYGGVALPLKKGRSHLHLSISNVATSPAQEEVQKLTSSKENQRPVYPFAAIVGQDEMKLCLLLNVIDPKIGGVMIMGDRGTGKSTTVRSLVDLLPEIRVVYGDPFNSDPEDAEVQGPEVRDKVMKGEQLPVVSTKINMVDLPLGATEDRVCGTIDIEKALTEGVKAFEPGLLAKANRGILYVDEVNLLDDHLVDVLLDSAASGWNTVEREGISISHPARFILIGSGNPEEGELRPQLLDRFGMHAQVGTVRDAELRVKIVEERARFDKNPKEFRESYIAEQEKLQQQIDSARSALSSVTIDHDLRVKISKVCAELNVDGLRGDIVSNRAARALAALKGRDKVTTEDIATVIPNCLRHRLRKDPLESIDSGVLVIEKFYEVFG; this is encoded by the exons ATGGCTGGGATTATCGGAGCTTCCTCCACTGCACCAATCTTTGCCTCCAGGCCCCTTTCTTCTCACTCATCACCAACTCCCTCTTTCTCCCTCCACCCCTCTCCTG GGCTAAGTTCAGGGAGGAAATTCTATGGGGGAGTTGCACTCCCCTTGAAGAAAGGGCGCTCTCATTTACATCTCTCTATTTCCAATGTTGCCACTTCTCCCGCTCAAGAAGAG GTTCAGAAGCTAACTTCTTCCAAGGAGAACCAGAGGCCAGTTTATCCATTTGCAGCTATAGTTGGGCAGGATGAGATGAAACTGTGCCTTTTATTGAATGTGATTGATCCCAAGATAGGAGGGGTGATGATCATGGGTGATAGGGGGACTGGGAAGTCTACCACTGTTAGATCTTTAGTCGATTTACTCCCCGAAATCAGAGTAGTCTATGGGGATCCATTTAACTCGGATCCAGAGGATGCTGAAGTGCAGGGGCCGGAAGTACGTGATAAAGTCATGAAAGGTGAACAGCTCCCTGTTGTTTCCACCAAAATCAATATGGTTGATCTGCCTTTGGGTGCCACAGAAGATAGAGTTTGTGGCACAATCGACATTGAGAAAGCTCTTACCGAAGGTGTGAAGGCGTTTGAGCCTGGCCTCCTGGCTAAAGCCAACAGAGGGATTCTGTATGTGGATGAGGTTAATCTTTTGGATGATCATTTAGTGGATGTTCTACTGGATTCTGCTGCCTCGGGTTGGAACACTGTCGAGAGAGAGGGAATCTCAATTTCGCACCCAGCCAGGTTCATACTCATTGGATCTGGAAATCCGGAAGAGGGAGAACTGAGGCCACAGCTTCTCGACCGTTTTGGAATGCATGCTCAAGTTGGAACAGTGAGGGATGCTGAGCTCAGGGTCAAGATAGTCGAGGAGAGAGCACGATTTGACAAGAATCCTAAAGAATTCCGGGAGTCCTACATCGCAGAGCAAGAGAAACTCCAGCAGCAAATTGACTCAGCCAGGAGTGCCCTTTCCTCCGTTACAATAGATCATGATCTCCGAGTAAAAATCTCCAAGGTCTGCGCTGAGCTCAATGTGGATGGACTGAGAGGTGATATAGTTTCGAATAGGGCAGCAAGAGCATTGGCGGCTCTCAAAGGAAGAGATAAAGTAACAACAGAGGATATTGCCACTGTCATCCCAAACTGCTTAAGACACCGACTTAGAAAGGATCCTCTGGAGTCAATCGACTCAGGCGTACTCGTGATTGAGAAATTCTACGAAGTTTTTGGCTGA